One segment of Candidatus Woesearchaeota archaeon DNA contains the following:
- a CDS encoding cysteine--tRNA ligase — MVLRFYNTLTRKKEEFKPLIEGQVKLYSCGPTVYSYVHIGNLRAAVFNDLLRRYLKYKGFKLTHVMNITDVDDKTIRDSQKEGKSLLEFTTFYTQEFLKDLKELNCETPEIMPKATDHIKEIVKLVLDLKEKGLAYKSESGSWYFKISGMKEYGRLANLNFEDLMENADGRLNSSDEYDKENARDFALWKSYSSDDGNIYWETELGKGRPGWHIECSAMSMKYLGKTFDIHTGGVDLIFPHHTNEIAQSEGCTGAKFVNYWMHNAHLIVNGEKMSKSLGNFFTLKDLRDKGYSSKAIRYELLRTHYRQQLDFREDELKQIPQTLQKFNDFLIKLDEISKPGELSSDISEKVKLVKQKFEESLDDDLNISGAIAAIFEFMTFVNTMIAASTLNLIEATFIKKTMLGFDSVMGVITEDKGSLSSDEETIIKEREQARSQKNWAKSDELRDLLKEKGIIVEDSNKGTRWKRVN, encoded by the coding sequence ATGGTATTAAGATTTTATAATACGCTCACAAGAAAAAAAGAAGAATTTAAACCTTTGATAGAAGGACAAGTAAAACTTTATAGTTGTGGACCCACAGTTTATTCTTATGTTCATATTGGAAATTTACGTGCAGCAGTATTTAATGATTTGTTGAGAAGATATCTAAAATATAAAGGATTTAAGTTAACTCATGTCATGAATATAACTGATGTTGATGATAAAACAATACGAGACTCGCAAAAAGAAGGCAAGTCTTTACTTGAATTTACTACGTTTTACACTCAAGAATTCTTAAAAGATTTAAAAGAACTTAATTGTGAGACTCCTGAAATAATGCCCAAAGCCACTGATCATATTAAAGAAATTGTTAAATTGGTACTTGATCTTAAAGAAAAAGGGCTTGCTTACAAATCTGAATCAGGAAGTTGGTATTTTAAAATTAGCGGAATGAAAGAATATGGTCGTCTTGCAAATTTAAATTTTGAAGATTTAATGGAAAATGCAGATGGTCGATTGAATAGTTCTGATGAATATGATAAAGAAAATGCACGAGACTTTGCACTTTGGAAATCTTATTCTTCTGATGATGGAAATATTTATTGGGAAACTGAACTTGGAAAAGGTCGACCTGGATGGCACATAGAATGTAGTGCTATGAGTATGAAATACTTAGGAAAAACATTTGACATTCATACAGGAGGAGTTGATTTAATTTTTCCACATCACACAAATGAAATTGCACAGAGTGAAGGATGTACTGGTGCTAAATTTGTGAATTATTGGATGCATAATGCTCACTTAATTGTTAATGGAGAAAAAATGAGTAAGAGTTTAGGCAATTTTTTTACTCTGAAAGATTTGCGTGACAAAGGATATAGTTCAAAAGCAATAAGATATGAATTATTAAGAACTCATTACCGACAACAATTAGACTTTAGAGAAGATGAACTTAAACAAATACCTCAAACATTACAAAAATTTAATGATTTTTTAATTAAGTTAGACGAAATTTCTAAACCTGGAGAACTAAGTTCTGATATTTCAGAAAAAGTTAAATTAGTTAAACAAAAATTTGAAGAATCGCTGGATGATGATTTGAACATTAGTGGCGCAATTGCTGCAATATTTGAATTTATGACTTTTGTTAATACTATGATTGCAGCCAGTACTTTAAATTTAATTGAAGCAACTTTTATTAAAAAAACAATGTTAGGATTTGATTCTGTTATGGGTGTAATAACTGAAGATAAAGGAAGTCTTAGTTCTGACGAAGAAACAATAATTAAAGAACGCGAACAAGCAAGATCCCAAAAAAATTGGGCTAAGTCAGATGAACTTCGAGATTTATTAAAAGAAAAAGGAATTATTGTTGAAGATTCAAATAAAGGTACTCGCTGGAAAAGAGTTAATTAA
- a CDS encoding adenosine kinase, with translation MRSNMTQIAKDMTKKRDLDLICLTNTVTDVLVHASQQDVERFGLNKGGFIKKSEMPDYDSFLSWVSSQVKVMFPGGSPANVARTASGLGLDVAVIGTVGNDDYGVSFLENLKDLDVESLIASTDGLSGVCYVLVTPDGEKSTVANMGVSKDFLFEPDIVMDRFKEGGILHTSTYELESDFDRVVALMQYAQHEGVELSLDLGDPASVARLGDKIWDVLADVSILFAKEDELSMLYSGQTSGQTIAISDMIGSQLSVNHFVVLKRGAEGSLVCTQKGRCHIEAFKTNVVNTNGAGDSYAAGFLFGHANKLNLGVCGAMGTYSAAKVCGQDRAYLEKGFCGEKY, from the coding sequence GTGAGATCAAATATGACACAAATTGCGAAGGATATGACAAAAAAAAGAGATTTAGATTTAATCTGTCTAACTAACACAGTAACTGATGTTTTGGTGCATGCATCACAGCAGGATGTTGAACGGTTTGGGTTGAATAAAGGCGGATTTATTAAAAAATCTGAAATGCCTGATTATGATTCATTTCTTAGTTGGGTTAGCAGTCAAGTTAAAGTAATGTTTCCAGGGGGGTCTCCTGCAAATGTAGCAAGAACTGCTTCAGGACTGGGACTTGATGTAGCAGTAATTGGTACTGTAGGTAATGATGATTATGGAGTTTCATTTCTTGAAAATCTTAAAGATTTGGACGTTGAATCTTTAATTGCCAGTACAGATGGTTTGAGTGGCGTTTGTTATGTTTTAGTAACTCCTGATGGTGAAAAATCAACTGTTGCAAATATGGGTGTTTCTAAAGACTTCTTGTTTGAACCTGATATTGTTATGGACCGATTTAAAGAAGGAGGCATTTTACACACATCCACATATGAACTTGAATCTGATTTTGATCGCGTGGTTGCTTTAATGCAGTATGCACAACATGAAGGAGTTGAATTAAGTCTTGATTTGGGAGATCCTGCTTCAGTAGCAAGATTAGGTGATAAGATTTGGGATGTTTTGGCAGATGTTTCTATTTTATTTGCAAAAGAAGATGAATTATCTATGCTTTATTCAGGACAAACTTCTGGACAAACTATAGCAATTTCTGATATGATTGGATCGCAATTAAGTGTAAATCATTTTGTCGTTCTTAAACGTGGTGCTGAGGGAAGTTTAGTTTGCACGCAAAAAGGAAGATGCCATATAGAAGCATTCAAAACTAATGTTGTTAATACTAATGGTGCGGGAGATTCATATGCTGCAGGTTTTTTATTTGGTCATGCAAATAAGTTAAATTTGGGTGTTTGTGGTGCGATGGGTACTTATTCTGCAGCAAAAGTTTGTGGTCAAGATCGAGCATATTTAGAAAAAGGTTTTTGTGGAGAAAAGTATTAA
- a CDS encoding replication factor C large subunit: protein MSSEFKHDKPWILKHIPKNSSEVVGQDNSMAVLKDFIQNFKQQKRKAAFLYGPPGSGKTVSVHVLAKELSLEIMELNASDFRNKDAISKILGSAANQMSLFAKGKVILVDEVDGISGTRDRGGLNEVAKIMATSAFPIVFTGEDPYDKKFKSLRKNCEVLEFQALDNKSVSEVLKRIAVLEQIEYEEIALQGISRRSGGDLRAAINDLQMLSVGSGKKKLVKEDLDSLSDREQKESIQEGLLKIFKTTDFNVAITALNQVPEGLDQVMLWVDENLPKEYEQPHEIAKAYDYLSKADIMNRRIRRWQHWRFLIYVNAYLSAGVAMAKDKKYKKFLEYKPTMRLLKIWQANMKYQKRKAIAEKIAEKTHTSKRRVIKDVLPYVQEMMKHSPELKSSFASEFDLDREEVAWMIK, encoded by the coding sequence ATGAGTTCTGAATTTAAACACGACAAACCTTGGATATTAAAACACATACCAAAAAATTCAAGTGAAGTAGTTGGGCAAGATAATTCTATGGCTGTTTTGAAAGATTTTATTCAAAATTTTAAACAACAAAAAAGAAAAGCCGCATTTTTGTATGGGCCTCCTGGAAGTGGAAAAACAGTTTCAGTTCATGTGCTCGCAAAAGAATTAAGTTTAGAAATAATGGAACTTAATGCAAGTGATTTTAGAAATAAAGATGCCATAAGTAAAATACTTGGAAGTGCAGCAAATCAAATGAGTTTGTTTGCTAAAGGAAAAGTAATTTTAGTTGATGAAGTAGATGGAATTTCAGGTACTCGAGATCGAGGCGGACTAAATGAAGTTGCAAAAATAATGGCTACAAGTGCGTTTCCCATTGTTTTCACTGGTGAAGATCCGTATGATAAAAAATTCAAATCATTAAGAAAAAATTGTGAGGTTTTAGAATTTCAAGCATTAGATAATAAATCAGTGAGTGAAGTATTAAAACGAATTGCAGTTTTAGAACAAATTGAATATGAAGAAATAGCGTTGCAAGGAATAAGTCGAAGAAGTGGGGGAGATTTACGTGCAGCAATTAATGATCTTCAAATGTTATCTGTTGGATCAGGTAAGAAAAAACTCGTAAAAGAAGATTTGGATTCTTTATCTGATCGAGAACAAAAAGAATCAATACAAGAAGGATTACTAAAAATATTCAAAACAACTGATTTTAATGTTGCAATAACTGCACTAAATCAAGTTCCGGAAGGATTAGATCAAGTGATGCTTTGGGTTGATGAAAATTTACCTAAAGAATATGAACAACCTCACGAAATCGCAAAAGCATATGATTATTTGTCAAAAGCAGATATTATGAATAGACGAATTAGACGTTGGCAACATTGGAGATTCTTAATTTATGTTAATGCTTATTTGAGTGCGGGAGTTGCAATGGCCAAAGATAAAAAATACAAAAAGTTTTTAGAGTACAAACCCACCATGCGATTATTAAAAATTTGGCAAGCAAATATGAAATATCAAAAACGAAAAGCAATAGCTGAAAAAATTGCTGAAAAAACACACACTTCTAAACGCAGAGTAATTAAGGATGTGCTTCCTTATGTTCAAGAAATGATGAAACATAGTCCTGAATTAAAATCAAGTTTTGCGTCTGAATTTGATTTAGATCGTGAAGAAGTTGCTTGGATGATCAAATAA
- a CDS encoding valine--tRNA ligase, with protein MELGKKYQAKETEEKITKFWDEQKVFKFNPNSKKPVFSIDTPPPYASAGHLHVGHGLSYTQFEIFARVKRLLGFEVYFPPGFDDNGLPTEKYVEEKLGIKKSETNRSDFRKICLEESRKVEEVYADKVFKKLGHSYDWDLLYTTISPDSQKVAQTAFVKLVKKGDCYRNEEPTIWCPFHETALAQAEVEDLNRNTKMNRIHFDLENGEKIEIATTRPEFLPACVGVFVNPEDKRYTELVGKNAIVPLFNLKVPIKSDKDVDPEFGSGIMMVCTFGDTADVEKWKRLNLDLRIVVTKEGKLNDNCGKYAGLKLADARAEIIQDLKTSGHFIGDDSLAQTVGSCWRCNTPVEYVVTKQWFIKTIKYKEDLIKRSKEINWHPEFMRTRFENWTENLGWDWIISRQRYYGVPMPVWYCEDCDEVIIAEESELPIDPNETQKNCPKCNKVATPETDVFDTWMTSSNSPEVASQWTKNPEIYKKIAPMSLRPQSHDIIRTWAFYTILKSHLLFDRIPWEDITINTFVLDSKGRGMSKSKGNAVWVDAIIDKYNVDAFRFWVGGASLGSDLPFNEQELVAGQKFLTKLWNASRFVFMQLKDYNPKTDKPDDSKLLPIDKWAIQNTKKMLDSVKKHYESYNIPAAKREAEKFFWHFFCDNYLEIVKDRVYKGTGNDKRSGQHALYEVLISTLKVFAPITCFITEEIYLAYFNEFEPTNSIHISQWPTLQVTHDDNIEEIGSLFLDILSKIRQEKTNNQKSMKTEVILTLEKEKIEKLNSVLNDFKSVTKAIEIKEGEFKIELVEEEKKEE; from the coding sequence ATGGAACTAGGAAAAAAATATCAAGCTAAGGAAACAGAAGAAAAAATTACTAAATTTTGGGATGAACAAAAAGTGTTTAAATTTAATCCTAATTCAAAAAAACCTGTATTTTCTATTGATACGCCTCCACCATATGCTTCCGCAGGCCACTTACATGTAGGTCATGGTTTGTCTTATACTCAATTTGAAATATTTGCAAGAGTTAAGCGACTTCTCGGATTTGAAGTTTATTTTCCTCCTGGATTTGATGATAACGGACTTCCTACTGAAAAATATGTTGAAGAAAAATTAGGAATTAAAAAATCAGAGACTAACAGAAGTGATTTTAGAAAAATTTGTTTAGAAGAATCTCGTAAAGTTGAAGAAGTTTATGCAGATAAAGTTTTCAAAAAATTAGGACATAGTTATGATTGGGATTTACTTTATACTACAATTTCTCCTGATTCACAAAAAGTTGCTCAAACTGCATTTGTAAAACTTGTAAAAAAAGGAGATTGTTATCGTAATGAAGAACCAACTATTTGGTGTCCATTTCACGAAACTGCACTAGCTCAAGCAGAAGTGGAAGATCTTAATAGAAATACTAAAATGAATAGAATCCATTTTGATTTAGAAAATGGTGAAAAAATTGAAATTGCAACTACTCGTCCAGAATTTCTTCCCGCATGTGTCGGAGTATTTGTAAATCCTGAAGATAAAAGATATACTGAGCTAGTTGGAAAAAATGCAATTGTCCCGTTATTTAATCTTAAAGTTCCAATTAAATCAGATAAAGATGTTGATCCTGAATTCGGATCTGGAATTATGATGGTATGTACTTTTGGCGATACTGCAGATGTAGAAAAGTGGAAACGTCTTAATTTAGATTTAAGAATTGTTGTAACAAAAGAAGGTAAGCTTAATGATAATTGTGGAAAATATGCAGGCTTAAAACTTGCTGATGCGAGAGCAGAAATCATACAAGATCTTAAAACAAGCGGTCATTTCATAGGTGACGATTCTCTTGCTCAAACTGTGGGTAGTTGTTGGAGATGTAATACTCCTGTTGAATATGTTGTAACAAAACAATGGTTCATTAAAACAATTAAATACAAAGAAGATTTAATTAAAAGATCTAAAGAAATTAATTGGCATCCAGAATTTATGCGTACAAGATTCGAAAATTGGACTGAAAATTTAGGCTGGGATTGGATTATTTCTCGTCAAAGATATTATGGAGTTCCAATGCCAGTTTGGTATTGTGAAGATTGCGATGAAGTAATTATTGCAGAAGAATCAGAACTTCCTATTGATCCTAATGAGACTCAAAAAAATTGTCCTAAATGTAACAAAGTAGCAACTCCAGAAACTGATGTTTTTGATACTTGGATGACTTCATCTAATAGTCCAGAAGTTGCATCTCAATGGACAAAAAATCCTGAAATTTATAAAAAAATTGCACCTATGAGTCTAAGACCTCAGTCTCACGATATTATTAGAACTTGGGCATTTTATACCATTCTAAAAAGTCACTTACTTTTTGATAGAATTCCTTGGGAAGATATTACAATTAACACATTTGTTCTGGATTCTAAAGGACGCGGAATGTCAAAAAGTAAAGGTAATGCAGTATGGGTTGATGCAATTATCGACAAATATAATGTTGATGCGTTCAGATTCTGGGTTGGAGGCGCAAGTCTTGGTAGCGATCTCCCATTTAATGAACAAGAATTAGTTGCAGGTCAAAAGTTTTTAACAAAATTATGGAATGCATCTAGATTTGTATTTATGCAATTAAAAGATTACAATCCTAAAACAGATAAGCCAGATGATTCAAAACTTTTACCAATTGATAAATGGGCAATACAAAATACAAAAAAAATGTTAGACTCAGTAAAAAAACATTATGAAAGTTATAACATTCCTGCAGCAAAAAGAGAAGCTGAGAAGTTTTTCTGGCATTTTTTCTGCGATAACTATTTAGAAATTGTTAAAGATAGAGTTTACAAAGGAACGGGAAACGATAAAAGATCAGGACAACATGCTTTGTATGAAGTATTAATTTCAACACTTAAAGTTTTTGCACCAATTACGTGTTTTATTACTGAAGAAATTTATCTGGCGTATTTTAATGAATTCGAACCTACAAATTCAATTCACATATCTCAATGGCCAACGCTTCAAGTAACTCACGACGATAACATTGAAGAAATTGGAAGTTTATTTTTAGATATTCTTTCAAAAATTCGACAAGAGAAAACTAATAATCAAAAATCTATGAAGACTGAAGTTATTTTAACTCTTGAAAAAGAAAAAATAGAAAAACTTAATTCAGTTTTAAACGATTTTAAATCAGTTACTAAAGCAATTGAGATTAAAGAAGGAGAATTCAAAATTGAATTAGTTGAAGAAGAGAAAAAAGAAGAATAA